In the genome of Candidatus Neomarinimicrobiota bacterium, one region contains:
- a CDS encoding sodium-dependent transporter: MTHKREHWGSRVGFIMAASGSAVGLGNIWKYPHMAGQHGGAAFTLVYLICILVVGLPILLAEFSLGRRTQKSPVGAFSALSNGSRWKWLGMLGVASAFVILSFYSVIGGWTIKYSLLALAGSFGEIASSAGGAQAEFDQFVANPVEPIFWHMIFMGLTIFIIIKGIRGGIEKWSKTLMPILLGILVVLVIRGISLDGAMEGIRFLFSPKWGDLDAEGVALALGHSFFTISLGMGTMITYGSYLHKDQDLLRAGLWVIFIDTAIALLAGIAIFTAVFALGQDPASGPGLIFVVLPTMFPQMPGGEIFGFLFFALLFVAALTSAISILEVVTAYFIDEKQWSRAQATFAFGGVITVVGIFVSLSFGEYNVLKSFGDLNVFTLMDNLSSKYMLPIGGFLTAVFVLVRWGVPEFLKELQTGAANVKIPLIPAKAVFGFAGLVVAYILLKEIKDVIF; encoded by the coding sequence ATGACCCATAAGCGCGAACATTGGGGCAGCCGCGTGGGCTTCATAATGGCCGCATCCGGGTCGGCGGTGGGCCTGGGCAATATCTGGAAATATCCTCATATGGCGGGACAGCATGGCGGGGCTGCCTTTACCCTGGTCTATCTGATTTGCATTCTTGTCGTCGGGCTGCCCATTTTGCTGGCGGAATTCTCATTGGGGCGCCGCACGCAAAAAAGCCCGGTGGGCGCATTTTCAGCACTGTCCAACGGTAGCAGATGGAAATGGCTGGGAATGCTGGGGGTGGCATCGGCCTTTGTGATTCTGTCTTTCTACAGCGTCATTGGCGGGTGGACCATCAAATACAGCCTTTTAGCCCTGGCCGGATCGTTCGGTGAAATTGCTTCCTCCGCGGGGGGCGCCCAGGCGGAGTTCGATCAATTCGTGGCCAACCCGGTGGAGCCCATTTTCTGGCATATGATCTTCATGGGGCTTACGATATTCATCATCATCAAAGGCATCAGGGGCGGCATAGAAAAGTGGAGCAAAACCTTGATGCCCATATTGCTGGGAATCCTGGTCGTGCTGGTGATCCGGGGCATATCCCTGGATGGCGCGATGGAGGGGATTCGATTTCTTTTTTCACCCAAATGGGGCGACCTCGACGCTGAAGGTGTGGCCCTGGCGCTGGGGCATTCGTTCTTCACCATCAGCCTGGGCATGGGCACCATGATTACCTATGGCAGTTATCTGCACAAGGATCAGGACCTGTTGCGGGCCGGGTTGTGGGTCATATTTATTGATACGGCCATTGCCCTTCTGGCCGGCATCGCCATTTTCACGGCCGTATTCGCGCTGGGACAGGATCCCGCTTCGGGACCGGGCTTGATCTTCGTGGTGCTGCCGACGATGTTCCCTCAAATGCCCGGGGGCGAAATCTTCGGGTTCCTATTTTTTGCGCTTTTGTTTGTAGCAGCGCTGACCTCCGCCATTTCCATTCTGGAGGTCGTCACCGCTTACTTTATTGACGAGAAGCAGTGGAGTCGCGCCCAGGCCACATTTGCGTTTGGAGGTGTCATTACCGTGGTGGGCATTTTTGTCTCCCTGTCGTTTGGGGAGTATAATGTGCTGAAATCTTTCGGCGATTTGAATGTCTTTACGCTGATGGACAACCTATCCTCCAAATACATGTTGCCCATCGGCGGCTTCCTGACGGCGGTATTTGTCCTTGTCCGCTGGGGGGTCCCAGAGTTTCTGAAGGAATTGCAGACGGGCGCCGCCAACGTAAAGATTCCCTTGATACCTGCCAAGGCAGTGTTCGGCTTTGCCGGACTGGTCGTGGCCTATATTCTGCTGAAGGAGATTAAAGACGTCATATTTTAG